From the Vanessa cardui chromosome 8, ilVanCard2.1, whole genome shotgun sequence genome, the window AATTGATTTCAgttgtattattgttattgattttttacttttataatgttgccatataaaagcttaattaaaaaaaaacacaaatacgaATGATTTaagcttaaaataaacaataaataacagcAAAGAGTAAAAAGTTCTttcataattaacaatatatgcCATATTGTTAATTACTAaagaactttttatattttaaagcataGTTTAAAAGAAAGACTTATATTTTAGAACACGTGGATCAACACAATCACGTGCGTTCAATCCGAAGATTGAGatttgttgtatataattcatttcatattggggtcggcggtaaagaaaacatggtgaggaaacttgcatatgTCGGATGAATTTCCGCCACATGGATATTACCCGCATTCCATAATGGAGGTGCTATACGTACTACTATACCAGATTATCACTGACCATCAGGTGCCCGTCACTCTACCTATTTTATGTTTGGTTATCATATTAAGTTTACAAATACTAGTAAACTCTTCTATTCTACTTGTAACTATTGTGCCATAATTATTCGGGATAAAACCTTCTCATAGATAGCCTCCTGGAGTACTGTCATATCTACCAATCAAAGACAACGAGAATTAGAAACAGATATTTTGTATACTGGTTCTTAAACAGGGGATGGGATAGCTGTTTCTGAATTCTAAGTTCGATAACTGATCTTTAGAAAAAAATTCAGATCTTTGAAGAAGAATTACAGAAGGTCTCTGTTAAAGAAGTTAATGCCATAATGCGTTCATGTTGCGATACTTTGTAGCATGTGTAATGTAGTGTACATTCGACGTTATTTTTCTGACCGAATGaaacaataatctttatttcaaaCTTTCAATCACCTAGTATTTTAGACACCAATGCTTGTTGGTAAACAATTGGTTAATAGAACCCAATGTTAACTTTTATTTCAGATAATTAATCAAACTCATGGTTAGAAattttctgtattattttacgtacacaaatattatattgtaaagaacgaaaataaatttgaattaactGTATTGTTCTCACACCGATGTAAGGTGCCTACACTAACATTTTGAGAATAGCTTATGGATTCTCAACAATAGTAGTCAAAATAGAATGAGTACTGTATGTCTTAGCCAGAATAAAGCCGTCTTTGCTTTGAGAATGACAAAGAAGTCAGGGACCTTCGCAGTAACAAATATGGCTTGAGCATTGCACAAAGGCGAAAAAcgttttttaaatctttgtagTCTTATCTTTGTAATcttagagagtcgagatggcccagtggttagaacgcgtgcatcttaaccgatgattgcaggttcaaacccagacaagcaccgctgattcatgtgcttaatttgtctttataattcatctcgtgctcagcggtgaaggaaaacatcgtgaggaaacctgcatgtgacaaatttcatagaaattctgccacatgtgtattccaccaacccgcattggaacagcgtggtggaatatgttccaaaccttctcctcaaagggagaggaggcctttagccctgcagtgggaatttacaggctgttgttgttgttgttgtagtctTAGACCATTGAATAATTTCTCATATTTTTGGCAAGACTAACTTTTCTTTTTACCGATTTGTGCGCAGAATAAATAAGTTACTCAGTTTCTATTTTTTACCATCTGATAATTAAGGGGCAACAACTCCCttgctattattaaaaaaatataaattttcataaaattaaagaacaaagattatttttcttgactcgttagaaaaaaaatagacagTTCCATTGGGCGAAGTTAACGATTGAGAGGAACAATGACTCCATTAAGAAGCACTAACAGAATTACTTGGTCGACCATATGTCGAAAGCTGTGAGCGTgtcgaatttcgaatttcaaacCAATATGTACGTACAGGCTGTTCCTGCTGCCAATTCGTTGATACCTTCAAGTCGTTTATgtaattgaaaaagaaaaatgcACCAAAATTTCTGTAAAAACTGAACACCGAATTGTTATAATATGTGCTTACTGACGATGTGGTTacttttgtacaaataaattgatAGTAAGAGGAGAGAAAAAACAGCGTTTCTGAAGTGTGTGTAAGTATTGATATTGATGAATCTATTACTCAACTAATAGGTTATACGTTGCTCCATGTTAGAAAAAAGAAGATATTGTCAAGTTAACTGTCTTCGAAAACGACGCGTTTTGGACATACTAACAATTTTTTTCCGTAAATACTAAGTAGTGTAGTACTAAAtggttttacatttatttacgactaCAAGTTAAAAAATACCGGCATCAGTACTaactgaaaattataaattcacttttgatatttttattgcaattcaAGTGCTGTCCAGCATTCATCATTTTAAATCCTTTCTGTATAGGCACGCGATGTGCTTAAGCTAGAGATATTgcagatttaatttattttacttaagccTTAAGAATTTTACTTAAGCCCGGCTACGGTAGATACGACATTGGTTCAAGGAATCATAATCAAACTAGCTACGTCCACAACGCTAGGCGGGCGTAATCCGAGGAATTATTGACGCTGAtgttataagaaagtaaataaaattcgcTGTAAGTAACTAAATAGTAATGGTGTCTTGGTGTAATATTTTTAGGTCATGTAAATGAAAtacctaatttatataatttgctcGTCGATGTAGCAGCTATTGAATTCATTCAGACGTAAAGAGAGGAAAATTGGAATTTAGGTCACGCTCCGTCAGGTACCCTACTGTCCTATATAGCGGCAAATGTTAAATGTCAACGTCAAAAGCAGGTTAATGCAGCCAGGGCACAAAtcttcttttaatatatttattatatttgagtgTAGGCCTGTAATAAGAAGAGAGATAGAGAGTTTAGTTCCAAAATTTTACAGGCATAAGACTTTTCTTTTGCCTCAAACTCTTCACCAGGAGGTGTCAACACATTGAAGTGTTAACTCATAAGAATTGTGTAGTTCATTTCTAATTTCCTATATTGCTGGAAAGCTAGCGTAAATTGCGTTGACGCCAATGATAAGAATACACTTGGTTTTATCTAAAAACTTACcgactttaattatattgagaTGTGGACGGGTTCTACTCATATACCTGTTTTACACCTAAATCTTGGAATGTGATAAAGGGGAAGGTTCAGATGTATATAAagaattttgaaattcgaaaatcAACCATGTAGATagatatttgtttagttttgaataatataattttagttaatcGATCAATCAAGCACATcatggaattaaaataaactaacaaaaaaaattagcgtATAGGTATATCAATAcagtatatgaaataatataagattaagacgttgtaatttaatttttaatgagtcGTCCAGAAAAAGTCGCAAAATAAACAAGTAAACATTAATCATGAAcaccaaatattatatttttttcgagaGTCGTTTTTAGTGAGCTGTACTGTAAGCTCTAAAAAACGACACTCATTTGAGATCTCTTACTTGATTGACATTTAGGTACAATTAATCATGCAATTCTTAAAAATAGGACAAATCACTTCAAAAATCCTATAatactagtttttttatatatataaaatgtaggaAGTATTGGATTTAATACATCTGGTCAGAATTATCCAATGGCTAAAACAAAGAATAATAATGTGTTAATTGATGCATTGTTCAGACGAAACGGGACCATAGAGGCATTTGGCACGCAGAGGTAACAGTACCTCCGCGACAATGTCACACGTCTTTAGTAGGCTAATaagattcaaaatattaattgctaCTAGATACAAATTAAGCTGAGCTATACAAAGTATTGTACACGTTGTGTGTACAGATTATATACAATCGAAGTTATATGCAACCTACGCAGCTCTACTTaacttatattgtttattaatccATTGAAACCTTTtcgttatttgtttttattctattgtttatattgtaatattatcagtttttgttgtaaaatacattgattgtataattatatatatctacttGGGTTATTCATATTACCGCGACTCATTTTTTGCCCTAAATGTTTTAGTTCTCTTCCTAGTTAGGCTAGTGTTAAATAACTCAAAGACCTACTAAATTGCAATTAAGCGTTTTGACGCTGCTTATATTCTTGCCACTATTTCACACGGTCATAACTTGTACAGTATCTATTTTGGATATtcgttttttatacatatattcattataGACGTATagattttgtatgtttgttataaaatcTGGATTCGgtaaaaaactaaacaaattgaATTGATTGATTCGAGCTTCACATGATATCGTGTAGTATGACGGTGGATCCTATATAtctgtattgtatatttatacatcttatattttttatgacatttaatcTGTCAAAATATTTAGAGAGGCAATTGTTAGTACGCCTAGTCAAGCTTACGCTGATAGTAATTACACTAGAAGAGGTGGGGagatcatataatattaaactccCTTAAAAAAAGAGGACATCTCGTAGTAGCTTTAGCTTTTTTAACTATCCATTCAATAAGATTCTATCAAAATAATGACACAgcaattttaataagttatttttatgtacagtTTGTAAGCaggacaaataataatttaggacCTTAATTTTTTAAGGTGTACTTTTTTGTgttcaaatacatattttatacaaggAGATCTCTTGGCGCGATACTGATTATATTGCATTGGAGTCGCCTTAGTAGTTTATAAATCTAtagtatttttagataaaacattaatttaactgGTCGAAATTGTAGCGATTGATAGTAAAATACGtaatatgatgtttaaaatatttatgtctatCATTGATGTATTAGGAAGGTACATACAAAATACAACATCCAATcactaaataaaacataattttaaaacgtaCACATAATTAAAATGAGTAGACCGTGTTCGCGTCTACACATTAAATCCATCTCGACAAAAAATTAAAGGTTGAACAAACTTTTGGCGGGACATGGGAAGAATAGAAAATGTGGGAACGAAGCTCGGAGCATTGTTGTTAGGCATTCATATGCCACTCCACTCACCCATTGCCGGGACATCCGCCGCTACTTCCGCTGCCAAAGATGGTGAATCTTCGAACGACTAGTTCGTTGACAGGGCCCGCAGATGTCCCCGATAATATATCAGAACAACGGTACCACTAtactattttgatattttggaATAACAAATAAACGAATCGAACTCTTTCGCGGCACCAACGAATTATTTGAGCGatgtaaacattattataaaattcccCGAGCGGGCACACAGCCGGTGTGGCCGATGAGCTCCGTAAACTTGCGTCTAGAGCGTCTTCAGTGGCTATTTTTGATGCAAAAGCGCGTTGGGAGTTGTTTGAAACGCCAATGTCTAGAGCATGCACGGAATATGCAATGTCGTCAGCCTTGATGTTTATATTGAGGATAGGTTTCcctatattgtaattttattaacatttttagcCTAAGCAATGTGTTTTTAATGGGTTCAACAAAAACCTACCCGGGATTAATGATCAgacttatattataatgtctCACGACAATAGATGTAGGTATCTATTGCTATAAACCGCTTAATGTTCGAGATGTAAAACACtttataagaaacaaataattttaaagatcaatttaattaaaagcgtTATTATATGATGAGAACGTATTAGGTATTACAAATTGATCTATAATTGTgatgtaaaataaatcttattttttaatatttgctaaaaattaaaaataacagttttaagCATATCtaacaaacataataattgttagttgtttGTTGGACGTTTTTAATTTAGAGTGGCTTACTTACCCCAATTTCACAATGACGACCTGAATTCAGCGGTCACTTGGCATAATAACTGGGTACCTACTCGTATAGTCCCTTTAAAATTTAACGAGACCGTGTTTGTTAGAGCATACAATCTTTTTGAATGGAAGGAAGCTAAATATGGcacctttgttttttttttttttaataatagtgaatattttaacattatatcgtattcttaattttacattaatttaatgaaaggAGGTATACAAAGTGTATAATGAGAGGATGTCTAAGGACATATCATcggataaataatttaaaattttagtgtattttaaaattgaatgttCTGAGAGGGATTCTTTTAGGATTACTAAATTATgatgtattgttaaaaaagtacctactttattaaaaataataaagtagtttTTTCTTTGTGGATAATTTGTACTATATTTATTGGATAGTACTCCAGTAGgttttgtataaaaagtttatatgcCGGTTAGCTTTACTCAATTAATACGTATATAAAGTATTAACCAAATCCGAGAAAGTGTCTAGACACTTTATAGATATGATAATAGATATTTACACTTTAActgattatattttaactgtTGCGTTATATGAAAGAAATCCCTCGAAAACAAAATACACCTGTTAAAAATCAGAAGGAGGAAtaataaaggttttatatttatcgtaGATACATAAgttcatacatatgtatttccaTTGAGATGGACAAATTTCAAAAATCTTactaatcaaagacaatgagATTGAGACATAGAcagtttcatttgtttattcttaattgtttaatttttttaataggcaACAACGAATGAAGTTttgaagaattttaaaatatatgtgactatcgtctatatatatatgtggatTTCCCCGGACTGAATTTACCTTTGCACTCAGTGAATTGTCAATCTCAATGAAGGGatatataatagaattgtattacaatttgtaattatatatttttctttttttttgtatattttaattctagCATATGATGCGAGACGTGAATCTTGAAATTTTGATGCGATGTTAAAGGTGAAACAAATGCAAACAATTCCTCAGAACATTCTTCTTGTGTGAGGTAGAAGATGTAGAGTGATcaaacatctctacgcaaaggcAACGGATCAAGCAGATCAGAACTCTTCATTGAATACGGTCAATTGAAAGAAGCTggtggggagcacccgcccagtaAGAGCAATACACCATgtaggccgaatttgcgccgtGAATGGTTTAAGGCGCTGAAGTGAACGAATTTCGCAACATAAACAGCAAAGCAATACAATGCGAAATATCttaaatcgtggagatacgtagaataatgattttaaatgcaCAATTCTTGTATTAGACTAAGTTTTCCGGAGAATTAGCACGGCCGGTGTACTGGTATAAGATGTCTATGGTTTTGTCGTCTGTATAGCAGTGAATGCCTTTGATTTGCAACATTTAATTGATATGCAAAAGAAACAGAGGTGAAAGTATGCTACGTAGTAGAACACCAGGATtgtcgaattttaaatcagagcaaTCACAgccgacaacgaccttgatacTCCGATCTACCAAAATGCTGGTGATACGGTTGGATAATGTCATCACGAGTCGTCGATGAGATAGATCGCCCGGCTAGTTTACGGCGTGTGGCGTTTTGCAGAAGAGGTCAAATCAAGGCATGGAATGAATATAATACCCTAAAGCACCAAATTGGTGAGAGTGAGATTTATTATTTctcaaatttgttaattttaggAGTCACtggaaatatacattttaatcactataataatagtagtatagtatagaaaaaaatcatgaatgcaataaattttcgttaaaataaggcctacatttcataaaaatgtgaggtctattttatcaaaaaatatgtaacagaGGAGTTGAAATATTAGAGATGTAACATTTCAATCTCGTAAAAAAATCTCGTGGGATTATTGATCACAACACAACATAAAGCCGCGCAGTGAGCACTGCGCAGTAAGATAATCGTTTATGTAGTTAAACCTTTATATGTTACAATTTGTAGTCTGAAAACTGGCAACAATTCTCCTTTATAATACATTGCTTTTTTATACCTGTTATAAAACATCCCGCTTGAATCTTAAAACAAGCAATGTATATATCACTACCGTCAAAGTCAACACCACTACAAGGCTGACATTTCAATTGTGTGAGTGATGATACATACACGTGTATATAAATACGAATACTTGCAAGAGTGTGCGTAGAGTAAGAGGAAAACTGTACACAATATAGAACCTAATGGTACGCTATTATAGTCCTTCAGCCTCTGTTATAACGAACACCAGTGAAGTTTATGCGCAATACATACTATATACCTAGTAGGCTCTATATACCTGAAACAGGTACTGCAAATCGTTACTTCTACATTGACAAATATTCGTCAGTATACATTGGGGTTTTGTTTGGGAGGGTCGTGAAAATGACCGGAGTGGATGAAATACTAAATTATCAAAGAAGCCTCGATGATGATTTCTACGGATTACTCGGATGTGATGAAAATTCATCAGTAAgtaaattttaacttttgtttaatattattaggctcaatgaaatatatattgattttattgacCCACTTATTGACCTTAATTCGAGACCTTAGACATTGACCTACATTCCGGATATCTTTgcaaaaaatactgttttgatCAAATCGGTCCGATCTATTCGAACTATATTAATTGAGTAgcttattatttgttaaatatgtattcTAATATTTCAGATTGAACAAATAACTGCTGAATACAAAGTGTTAGCTTTGCAATACCATCCTGACAAGAACGATGGCGACAAAGAGGCAGAGACGAAGTTCCTAAAACTAAAGGTAAATTATtgaatactatatacatatactcaATATTGTATGGGTAAAAGTGTCTTGGGTAAAACCCAATTAGTCATTGATTACATGGAACAGATTTTTTATGAGTTGGTGAAgtgattgtatttattttttataggaaGCCAAAGAAACACTTTGTGATCCATCTAAGCGTGCACTGTATGACAAATGGAGACAGAGTGGCATTTCAATGGGCTATAAACAGTGGCTCGGTATGAAGGAACACATTCAGCAGTCTATGCATTGGTCCAAGCCCAATACAAAAGACCGCATGCTAGAAGATGAATCAGGACGCTCTTCCGGTCCTTCCAGCTTGGGTCCCAGCAATGCCGCTGCTAGGCGAGCTTCTGAGGGTGGTGCCGCTCTGTGGGGACGCTGGGGTGGTGGCAATCAAGAGCCTCCATCTGAAGTCATCTCAAAATTCCGTAACTATGAGATTTAAATCTCTGGTTATGGTATTCGCTCTTTAAAtttagttctatttttttttttaaatcaagtgATTACTGTGTCCAGGTCTCTTGATTTTatgttgcaatatttttttaattttttttatcagtaaTCATATAATACTTTTGAATTCTTgcctttttaaatctttataaaatgaaataaatattatttagcgTAGATGTTAGAATAAATTCGCCTTTATGGGCACAATATTCATCAAGTCAGCTCATGGAACAGGTTTGCTCGAATGTTACTCGGTATCTTGATGTTCGATGTTTATTGTTCAAATAATTCCAGTGTTTTGCTGTACATCGGTGTTAGTAACCTCTCATTAGTGAGGTGATTTTAGTGTTAAACACTTCTGTAGTCTGTCCTTAGCTTTAAGCTATGCACATTCCTAAAACTTATGAGTCTGATTATAACATTTCTGctgtaatatgatatataatgtttttaagaatctctattatattttgaagagTTATATTTTCGATCCTCTtaaggaatatatttattttgctatatgTAAGTATTACATAACCCACTGTTTTGAGGAAGGAGAATATATTGGAAATGTGACTTAAGTGGTAACAGGGTATTGTTGACAGAAAGGAAAGATTTTGTTTACTTATTCTTTGTGATCTTAACAAATGTACAACTAACATGTTATTGTCTATGATTTTTATTCTACTATATGAACAACTATTTATGTCTCCCTCATTGTTAGATATAATTAGAGATTAATAtgtgttaaatgtttttatcagtatttactctttatTGAATGtttctcaaatatttaaatattttattcatagataagtagatttttaaatcaaatgtttTATCTGAATGTCTATAGGAATCTCTaagaatattacaataatttttatttttgatgtaatATCTGAATggaacaataaattttattaaactgaattttttttattttgttaaagaatgctgtaaaaaaataaaaaacatacttaaaataCCTTGACAGTTATTTACACgctaaaaattattatctcaATGAAACAAAGAAATTCAAGCAATAATAATCAGTGAATTTAGTGAATTTTCAAAACCAAGTTttactcataataaatatacaaattaaataaacaaatagacGCCCCTATATCAAATAATACcagaaaataacattttaacccTCAATTACTATCATAATATTCTTACGATAAAGCCCTCGTAACGTCGCCATTACAAAATCGACGCTGAAAATTGAATTGATCGACTTCACTTGCTTGAGTGAGTAGGACAGGTGTATGCAACTAGCGCTTAGGCGTGACTGAGAACATAGATCTATTAGCCAATTAATAAAATCGTTACGAATAATGTATAACGTTTGTTATACAGTATTAACTAAAAGGaagtttttgaatttaattgcttTAACTATTACGCAATATTACATTTTCGATGCCTATTAACGGAGATCTAATAGCTAATATAATGTACCTCGAGGAAAATCTCATTTCAAAAGTGCGGTAAAT encodes:
- the LOC124531990 gene encoding J domain-containing protein, producing MRNTYYIPSRLYIPETGTANRYFYIDKYSSVYIGVLFGRVVKMTGVDEILNYQRSLDDDFYGLLGCDENSSIEQITAEYKVLALQYHPDKNDGDKEAETKFLKLKEAKETLCDPSKRALYDKWRQSGISMGYKQWLGMKEHIQQSMHWSKPNTKDRMLEDESGRSSGPSSLGPSNAAARRASEGGAALWGRWGGGNQEPPSEVISKFRNYEI